A stretch of the Tolypothrix sp. NIES-4075 genome encodes the following:
- a CDS encoding phosphatase PAP2 family protein, whose product MGTPHLDKLLNQNHLVQAIHTAVKGRARYKVYGLHYSEAFKRYLESRLLEQEIIWQARANSYTGNVLVIFHPDKNLKAIALLIQEIVLDYRQKCSKSVAAVIEDSNLHFFDTKENTAFHKGNKQNIFDFARYQISMQRQLDQTNSQFIPVLGTVCALVCATGLLYAYNLDEAILLSIQKLHTPLLDRLLLSITFLGDPLFMLISSFGLAISPLYHNRRPSATILGIAGVGAILLNCLMKILFGRARPALWKHIINVGQHSFPSGHAMVSIVIYGFTGYILALEFPEWRLQIYALTVVLIAAIGFSRLYLGVHWLTDVTAGYAVGLVWLIVCILSLESQQKKRSLLEAG is encoded by the coding sequence ATGGGTACTCCTCATTTGGATAAACTTCTTAATCAAAATCATTTGGTTCAAGCAATACATACTGCTGTTAAAGGAAGAGCTAGATATAAGGTATATGGGCTTCATTATTCGGAAGCTTTCAAAAGATATCTTGAATCGAGATTATTAGAGCAGGAAATAATCTGGCAAGCTCGTGCTAATAGTTACACAGGAAATGTTCTTGTTATTTTCCATCCAGATAAGAATTTAAAGGCGATCGCGCTGCTCATTCAAGAAATTGTCTTAGATTATCGGCAAAAATGCAGTAAATCAGTTGCCGCAGTCATTGAAGACAGTAACTTGCATTTTTTTGATACTAAAGAAAATACTGCTTTCCACAAGGGTAATAAGCAAAACATATTTGATTTTGCCAGATATCAAATATCCATGCAGCGACAATTAGACCAAACAAACAGTCAATTTATTCCAGTATTGGGGACTGTTTGCGCCCTTGTATGTGCCACCGGACTGTTGTACGCATATAATCTTGACGAAGCCATTTTACTCTCGATCCAGAAGCTGCATACACCACTGCTCGATCGCCTGTTGCTTAGTATCACTTTTCTGGGCGATCCACTTTTTATGCTGATATCTTCTTTCGGGCTGGCAATTAGTCCTTTATATCATAATCGTCGCCCTTCAGCAACTATCTTGGGTATAGCTGGAGTTGGTGCAATCTTGCTAAATTGTTTGATGAAAATATTATTTGGGAGAGCGCGTCCAGCACTGTGGAAGCATATTATTAATGTGGGTCAACACAGTTTCCCCAGCGGTCATGCAATGGTTTCAATAGTGATTTATGGTTTTACCGGCTATATTCTGGCTCTTGAGTTTCCTGAATGGCGCTTGCAGATTTATGCTTTGACTGTGGTCTTAATTGCTGCGATCGGTTTCAGTCGGCTTTATCTTGGAGTACATTGGCTGACTGATGTGACAGCTGGCTATGCTGTAGGTTTAGTGTGGTTGATTGTTTGTATTCTTAGCTTAGAATCGCAGCAAAAAAAGCGATCGTTACTAGAAGCTGGTTGA
- a CDS encoding HMA2 domain-containing protein encodes MTYRKQFNSDKSAIVNLPLAPETTTKSIAKKTVPPQKISYSIVHAIRGRIRFRIPLLARDSEYANKLKLAIESDPRVTNVRANPEAASIVINYQVNVISDNQMREHLVSLIQTAQDVVVPKQVTAKSIILTIFDAVINLIDSTRNINQARNAIVHQRFRTDIWERILSTSRTIIKRLKSATIFMLPNKRRQLHGNPKMNSQPLQLQPAREADVV; translated from the coding sequence ATGACTTATAGAAAACAATTTAATTCTGACAAAAGTGCTATTGTTAACCTGCCTTTAGCACCGGAAACAACAACTAAAAGCATAGCTAAGAAAACAGTGCCACCCCAAAAGATATCCTATAGCATTGTCCATGCAATTCGTGGGCGCATACGTTTTCGTATTCCTCTGTTAGCCAGAGATTCTGAGTATGCTAATAAACTCAAATTAGCGATAGAATCTGACCCAAGGGTTACAAATGTCCGTGCTAACCCGGAAGCTGCATCCATCGTCATCAATTATCAAGTAAATGTAATTTCAGATAATCAAATGCGCGAGCATCTGGTCAGTCTGATTCAAACTGCCCAAGATGTGGTTGTGCCAAAACAGGTAACAGCAAAATCAATTATCTTAACCATCTTTGATGCTGTAATTAACTTAATTGACAGTACACGCAACATCAACCAAGCGCGTAATGCCATTGTACATCAAAGGTTTAGGACAGACATTTGGGAACGGATACTTTCTACCTCAAGAACCATAATCAAGAGGCTAAAATCTGCCACCATATTTATGTTGCCCAACAAGCGAAGGCAATTGCACGGCAATCCCAAGATGAATTCCCAGCCTTTACAACTGCAACCAGCCAGGGAAGCTGATGTTGTGTAG
- a CDS encoding WD40 repeat domain-containing protein, with protein sequence MQQGLRLLIQLVVEFAPVLAELVQKRSQALSLSKYQPIEAIPELLKVLNTSVQKSSDVEDFEQERILQQQLVAYNYEMRLRIAQEERETALKLPEVNKILDNWSLRLYPSQILDRTNYGQTPLKIFIAPPQVHFDQFEDNRDEGISQIELTLAEGLRDFLNKHYSLHSPVRPTEFLAGAWDSKRFHSESSIKALFGMLKTEPILILESEKDGDYLNFRIAYWGFGQNNYYYKTIARLPYRQILEESAKRRALEWKKIRDELIALGENLEDINQIGKDNVANLAILEKLEKWNDKGIDISKLSFQYQVNRQDFEKLCQVLITYHCLVAGWVADAYHLVDRDVPPLLPELLPSLLSDTFDLQSIEVIASGYKQVYQALENERCYWIPELALQLAQSLSHLSDACGGKLRSWANEQLSFSVNTWLQLHQISPQHSINPLQAMQSAVSIKDEEYVKKLREYFVAVGDSQSIADVESILNCLANLKHQVTLEHVILSHTLTGHSEKVTSVVISPDNESLVSGCADKTIKVWNLNTGKLIRTLTEDLGEISSVAISPDGHFLAVGSCQHPKSNVKVWNLKSRKLLHTLLGHQKPVNCIAIGPDGQILASGSNKIKIWNLHKGERICTLWHSSAVNAAAISPDGTILASASSDNKIRLWNPRTGDPLRTLNGHSGEVKSVIISPDGEILFSGSADKTIKIWHLATGKVLHTLTGHSQEVRSLAVSPDGEILFSGSADKTIKIWLLRTGELLQTLTEHSGAVNSIAMSKDGQFLASGSSDKTIKIWRFN encoded by the coding sequence ATGCAACAAGGGTTAAGGTTACTAATTCAACTGGTAGTAGAGTTTGCACCTGTTCTTGCAGAGTTAGTACAAAAGAGAAGTCAAGCTCTGTCTTTGAGTAAATATCAACCGATTGAGGCAATTCCCGAATTACTTAAAGTTCTAAATACTTCAGTTCAAAAAAGTAGTGATGTTGAAGATTTTGAACAAGAAAGAATTCTCCAACAGCAATTAGTAGCTTACAACTACGAGATGCGATTAAGAATAGCCCAAGAAGAGCGAGAAACAGCACTCAAGTTGCCAGAAGTCAATAAAATTCTTGATAACTGGTCTTTAAGATTATACCCTTCACAAATTTTAGATCGCACTAATTATGGACAAACTCCACTAAAAATTTTTATCGCTCCTCCTCAAGTACATTTTGACCAATTTGAGGATAATAGAGATGAAGGAATTTCCCAAATTGAGTTAACGTTGGCTGAAGGATTACGAGATTTTCTTAACAAGCATTACTCTCTACACAGTCCAGTTAGACCAACAGAGTTTTTAGCAGGAGCTTGGGATAGTAAACGTTTTCACAGTGAATCAAGTATTAAGGCTCTGTTTGGAATGTTGAAAACAGAGCCTATTTTGATTTTAGAGTCAGAAAAGGATGGAGATTATTTAAATTTTCGTATCGCTTACTGGGGTTTTGGACAAAATAATTATTACTATAAAACAATTGCTCGTTTACCTTATCGACAAATTTTGGAAGAATCTGCTAAAAGACGAGCGTTAGAATGGAAAAAAATTAGAGATGAACTGATAGCTTTAGGAGAAAATTTAGAGGATATTAATCAAATTGGTAAAGATAATGTTGCTAATTTAGCAATTTTAGAGAAGTTAGAAAAATGGAATGATAAAGGAATTGATATTAGTAAGTTATCCTTTCAATATCAAGTCAATCGTCAGGACTTTGAAAAACTTTGCCAAGTTTTGATTACTTATCACTGTTTGGTTGCGGGGTGGGTAGCGGATGCTTACCACCTGGTCGATCGCGATGTACCTCCGCTACTACCAGAGTTGCTGCCGAGTTTGCTGTCAGATACTTTTGATTTACAATCAATAGAGGTTATCGCCTCTGGCTACAAACAAGTTTACCAAGCTCTGGAAAATGAGCGTTGTTATTGGATTCCGGAATTGGCTTTGCAATTAGCGCAGAGTTTATCTCATTTAAGCGATGCCTGCGGTGGTAAACTACGCTCTTGGGCAAACGAACAGCTTTCATTTTCTGTGAATACATGGTTGCAACTACACCAAATATCACCACAACATTCTATCAACCCGCTTCAGGCAATGCAATCAGCCGTCAGCATTAAAGATGAGGAATATGTCAAAAAGTTAAGAGAATATTTTGTGGCAGTCGGTGATAGTCAAAGTATTGCTGATGTTGAGTCAATTTTGAATTGCCTCGCCAACCTCAAACACCAAGTTACACTAGAACATGTTATCCTCAGCCACACTTTAACCGGACATTCAGAAAAAGTAACATCTGTCGTCATTAGTCCTGATAATGAGAGTTTAGTTAGCGGGTGTGCGGATAAAACCATCAAAGTATGGAATCTCAACACCGGCAAACTTATCCGCACCCTCACAGAAGATTTAGGAGAAATTTCCTCTGTTGCTATTAGTCCTGATGGACATTTTCTCGCTGTTGGTAGTTGCCAACATCCCAAAAGTAATGTCAAAGTATGGAATCTCAAATCTCGGAAATTACTTCACACTCTCTTAGGACATCAAAAACCGGTTAACTGCATCGCGATCGGTCCTGACGGACAAATTCTTGCTAGCGGTAGTAATAAAATCAAAATTTGGAACTTACATAAAGGTGAACGCATTTGTACTCTTTGGCATTCATCCGCAGTTAATGCCGCTGCTATCAGTCCCGATGGTACAATCCTCGCTAGTGCTAGTTCTGACAACAAAATTAGGCTGTGGAACCCACGCACCGGAGATCCATTACGCACCCTTAACGGACATTCTGGTGAGGTGAAATCAGTAATCATTAGTCCTGATGGAGAAATTCTCTTTAGCGGTAGCGCAGACAAAACCATCAAAATTTGGCATTTAGCTACAGGTAAAGTGCTGCACACTTTGACTGGACATTCACAAGAGGTAAGATCCTTAGCTGTTAGTCCTGATGGAGAAATTCTCTTTAGCGGTAGCGCAGACAAAACCATCAAAATTTGGCTTTTACGCACGGGAGAGTTACTACAAACTCTAACAGAACACTCCGGGGCAGTAAACTCTATTGCTATGAGCAAGGATGGTCAATTTCTTGCTAGTGGCAGTTCTGATAAAACTATCAAAATTTGGCGGTTTAATTAA
- a CDS encoding HMA2 domain-containing protein — MLKNGYSTSNKMPEIIDKASLKTTAKPISTKVVSSTPGRLRLRVAHSHRQVEKMQHIADVLSANSHINQVKTNVSHGSIVINHDGEDGSLENVLATLKDLGIIFADVTEGNTEAAAGISSAVVDLNQRVKQSTHGAFDLRILFPLGLASLSLRQLLNKGLQLEIIPWYVLAWYAFDSFIKLHVNSQKQSTNE; from the coding sequence ATGTTAAAAAATGGTTATAGCACTTCCAATAAAATGCCGGAAATTATAGACAAAGCCAGCTTAAAAACAACAGCAAAACCGATATCCACAAAAGTTGTCAGTTCGACTCCCGGAAGATTGCGGTTGAGAGTAGCTCATTCCCATCGTCAAGTAGAAAAGATGCAACACATCGCCGATGTTTTGTCAGCAAATTCTCACATCAATCAAGTTAAAACTAACGTTTCTCATGGCAGTATTGTCATCAATCACGACGGTGAAGATGGCAGTTTGGAAAATGTGCTAGCGACACTTAAAGATTTAGGAATAATTTTTGCCGATGTTACCGAGGGTAACACCGAAGCAGCAGCAGGAATATCATCTGCGGTTGTTGACTTAAACCAGCGCGTCAAACAGTCAACGCATGGTGCTTTTGATTTACGGATTCTTTTTCCCTTAGGATTAGCTAGTCTTTCGCTGCGGCAATTACTAAATAAAGGGTTGCAATTAGAAATTATTCCCTGGTATGTTTTAGCATGGTATGCTTTTGATAGTTTTATAAAGTTGCACGTAAATAGCCAAAAACAATCAACAAACGAGTAA
- a CDS encoding DUF5132 domain-containing protein, with amino-acid sequence MAPKISDFVEDAGAPGIIAGIGAVLLAPVLLPIVAGVGKPLVKSVIKGGIGLYERSKGTIAEMGETWEDMVAEARAELAEEKQTPAFEASATHADNVPDNGA; translated from the coding sequence ATGGCACCTAAAATTAGTGATTTCGTGGAAGACGCAGGCGCTCCCGGTATTATAGCCGGAATTGGTGCAGTACTTTTAGCACCTGTTCTGCTGCCGATTGTAGCTGGAGTTGGTAAACCCTTAGTCAAGTCAGTGATCAAAGGTGGAATTGGTCTTTATGAAAGAAGCAAAGGAACCATTGCAGAAATGGGGGAAACCTGGGAAGACATGGTAGCCGAAGCTAGAGCGGAACTTGCCGAAGAAAAACAAACCCCAGCCTTTGAAGCTAGTGCCACCCATGCGGATAATGTCCCAGATAATGGTGCATAA
- a CDS encoding heavy metal translocating P-type ATPase, whose protein sequence is MAKVTLELPSPPTQSQVTVVERNGKVSSIDSNGHQGQFPNVTYSVVHTIPGRLRFRVPRLRCDADYAKRLEVLLTADALVKNVRVKPAAMSVAVTYKSAKVDDAKMRSHLHDLIQAASEVVVLKNTVTSTEKETSWPGLQLSAVATTLAVLGGPLGLPIPPLIVALPIALATLPVVQRAWSGITVERKLNIDFLDLMAIAITTFQGQFLTPSLMLSLIEVGENIRDRTARSSAQQTLDLLSSLGQFVWVERNGEKVQIPIQDVQRGDTVIVYPGEQVPIDGSILRGKALLDEQKLTGESMPVLKKKGQPVFASTLVREGRIYILTERVGNDTRAGQSIKLMQEAPVHDTRMENYATKFAQKAVVPTLLLGGAVFAATRNPSRAASVLTLDFATGIRVSVPTTVLAALTYAARRGILIRSGRALEQLAEVDTIVFDKTGTLTKGEVDVVSVESLNPATSRLRVLELAAAAEQRLTHPVAEAIVRYAEAEQVAILPRSKWDYQLGLGVQALIDKETVYVGSDRFLRDRGVDTEALNGQQKSADSAIYVASNGQLQGIIKYSDLLRPESREVITALSKEGVEIHMLTGDNKRTATAVAAELGILPSATHAEAFPEQKATVVRQLHEQGKTVAFVGDGINDSPALAYADVSVSFANGSEIARETADLVLMQNDLHGLLEALAIARQAKQLIRQNTGLVAIPNLAAMVIAVLFGLNPLAATVVNNGSTVVAGVNGLRPILKSRKNKTLPSAR, encoded by the coding sequence ATGGCAAAAGTAACACTGGAACTACCATCACCCCCAACTCAATCTCAAGTGACTGTGGTGGAAAGGAATGGTAAAGTTTCTTCAATTGACAGTAATGGACATCAAGGACAGTTTCCCAACGTTACATACAGCGTTGTTCATACAATTCCGGGAAGGCTGCGGTTTCGCGTGCCTCGCTTACGCTGTGATGCAGATTATGCCAAGCGTCTAGAAGTGTTGTTAACAGCAGATGCGCTGGTGAAGAATGTCCGTGTCAAGCCGGCGGCAATGTCAGTTGCAGTTACTTATAAATCTGCTAAAGTTGACGATGCGAAGATGCGATCGCACCTTCACGATTTAATTCAGGCTGCAAGTGAAGTAGTCGTTCTGAAAAATACCGTCACATCAACCGAAAAAGAGACATCTTGGCCCGGTTTACAACTTTCTGCTGTTGCGACTACTTTAGCTGTGTTGGGGGGACCTTTGGGATTACCAATCCCACCGTTAATAGTAGCGCTGCCGATCGCTCTTGCCACATTACCCGTTGTTCAACGAGCATGGTCCGGTATTACAGTAGAGCGAAAACTGAATATTGACTTTTTGGATTTGATGGCGATCGCTATTACTACCTTCCAAGGTCAATTTCTCACACCATCGCTAATGCTCAGTTTAATTGAAGTCGGCGAAAATATACGCGATCGCACCGCTCGTTCTTCGGCTCAACAAACCCTAGATTTACTTAGTTCTCTGGGACAATTTGTCTGGGTAGAACGCAATGGTGAAAAGGTACAAATTCCCATTCAAGATGTCCAGCGCGGGGATACAGTGATTGTTTACCCTGGCGAACAAGTGCCGATTGATGGTAGCATTTTGCGAGGTAAAGCGCTGCTAGATGAGCAAAAACTAACTGGCGAATCGATGCCAGTCTTGAAAAAGAAGGGACAACCAGTTTTTGCTTCTACGCTGGTGCGGGAAGGACGAATTTATATTCTTACAGAACGGGTAGGCAATGATACCCGCGCCGGACAGAGCATTAAGTTAATGCAAGAAGCGCCAGTCCACGATACCCGCATGGAAAATTATGCCACGAAATTTGCTCAAAAAGCAGTTGTGCCAACTTTGCTACTTGGTGGGGCAGTATTTGCCGCAACCCGCAATCCCTCACGGGCAGCCAGCGTTTTAACTTTAGACTTTGCTACCGGGATTCGAGTATCAGTCCCGACAACAGTTTTAGCAGCGTTAACTTATGCTGCACGGCGGGGTATTCTTATCCGTAGCGGACGGGCGTTAGAACAACTAGCAGAAGTTGATACGATTGTTTTTGATAAGACAGGGACACTGACTAAGGGAGAAGTCGATGTTGTCAGTGTAGAAAGTCTCAATCCGGCAACTTCAAGATTGCGGGTGTTAGAATTAGCAGCAGCCGCCGAACAGCGTTTAACTCATCCAGTAGCAGAAGCAATTGTTCGCTATGCCGAAGCCGAGCAAGTAGCAATTTTACCGCGTAGCAAGTGGGACTATCAACTAGGTTTGGGCGTGCAAGCTTTGATTGATAAAGAGACAGTTTACGTCGGGAGCGATCGCTTTTTGCGCGATCGTGGCGTTGACACCGAAGCGCTAAACGGTCAGCAAAAATCAGCAGATTCAGCGATTTATGTAGCCAGCAACGGTCAACTTCAAGGTATTATTAAATATAGCGATCTTCTGCGTCCGGAAAGCCGGGAAGTCATTACAGCACTTTCAAAAGAAGGTGTAGAAATTCACATGCTAACCGGCGATAATAAGCGAACCGCTACCGCTGTTGCTGCTGAACTTGGTATATTGCCATCCGCAACTCACGCAGAAGCTTTTCCAGAACAAAAAGCAACAGTAGTCCGCCAACTGCACGAACAAGGCAAGACAGTTGCATTTGTAGGCGATGGGATCAACGATTCGCCAGCATTAGCCTACGCTGATGTTTCCGTATCCTTTGCCAACGGTTCTGAAATAGCCCGCGAGACAGCAGACTTAGTGTTGATGCAGAATGACTTGCACGGTTTATTAGAAGCTTTAGCGATCGCTCGTCAAGCCAAGCAATTAATTCGCCAAAACACAGGTCTTGTTGCCATTCCTAACTTAGCGGCAATGGTGATAGCCGTTCTCTTTGGTCTTAACCCCTTAGCCGCAACGGTAGTTAATAATGGCTCAACCGTAGTTGCCGGAGTCAACGGTTTGCGTCCAATTCTTAAAAGTCGCAAGAATAAAACTCTACCATCAGCAAGATGA
- a CDS encoding HMA2 domain-containing protein, whose amino-acid sequence MAGLTLEMRSHLDKKQAQIVTDEINCPVTPPAKVVYSITYALPGQVGFCIPQISEDPKYLQRLLALLANEPLVISQQININNITGGSIVITYNCGVMSDVEMRSHLSNLIQFAGNVQVLPATANQFKLYPVAKNLEDKQDTKPERQAFSLSSLDASVSKTKSNSVSSTHSQLVIQQTKQPTKVAYSVAHAIPGRVRFRIPQIASDPKYVQRLKALLKSDSTVTSERVNSAAVSIVITYKTGMMRDSHKRVQSFLSAAISHLASLIQSANDPAPAIS is encoded by the coding sequence ATGGCTGGTTTAACGTTGGAAATGCGATCGCATCTAGATAAAAAACAAGCGCAAATAGTCACAGACGAGATTAATTGCCCAGTAACGCCGCCTGCAAAGGTAGTATATAGCATTACTTATGCACTTCCCGGACAAGTGGGATTTTGCATACCTCAAATTAGCGAAGATCCAAAATATCTGCAACGCCTTCTGGCTTTACTTGCCAATGAACCTTTGGTAATAAGTCAGCAAATCAATATCAATAATATTACCGGCGGGTCAATTGTCATTACTTACAATTGTGGTGTAATGTCAGATGTTGAAATGCGATCGCACCTTAGCAATTTGATTCAGTTTGCTGGTAATGTACAAGTGCTACCAGCAACTGCAAACCAATTCAAATTATATCCAGTTGCCAAAAACCTAGAAGACAAACAGGATACAAAGCCAGAAAGACAAGCATTCTCTTTGTCCTCTTTGGATGCGTCAGTCTCTAAAACTAAAAGCAACTCGGTATCCTCTACTCATTCTCAACTTGTAATTCAACAAACAAAGCAACCGACAAAAGTAGCTTATAGCGTTGCTCATGCAATTCCCGGAAGAGTGCGGTTTCGCATACCTCAAATTGCCAGCGATCCAAAATATGTCCAACGCTTAAAGGCATTACTCAAATCGGATTCTACAGTTACGAGTGAGCGAGTTAATAGCGCTGCTGTGTCGATTGTCATTACCTATAAAACTGGAATGATGCGGGATTCCCACAAGCGAGTGCAAAGCTTCTTGTCAGCAGCAATATCCCATCTAGCCAGTCTAATTCAATCTGCCAACGATCCCGCACCTGCGATAAGTTAG
- a CDS encoding HMA2 domain-containing protein, translating to MTKSISNHKKLNLSAQISPDISTQQSNEVNQSTTKTIKQSTGLQPSGGLQIVHVTTGRVRFCTTDSSLNSILDSIAQDLRDLDGVREVSVNEQTGSLIITFDEDKLSLPQILAKNSNFDIQPQAKSDSASNLDPFAAWKSLSFWKEQGISLIPMMTGLAVTRGLGIYGWVSIPVYMIAADATRNVIGYLGQVSTSEKNKNSHPSSAIKSDINKAEGRKNNNIKQFLPPTLFEGHSKDESELSIQQEKSTNVDKASEGVAPAKIDYSVVHAINGRIRLNVPKIAVDRAYGRRLERLVKSDAQVTSVRVNYDAASIAIAYQHSEIPLSHWVSLIELALETKPPTYQQSEISQTAEITETTTANQTNLKVSQSTLSSPWTNLKPPAMSLSLGIMANLPLET from the coding sequence ATGACTAAAAGTATCAGCAATCACAAAAAATTAAATCTGTCCGCTCAAATATCACCTGACATCTCTACACAACAAAGCAATGAAGTTAATCAGAGTACAACTAAAACTATAAAACAGTCAACGGGGTTACAGCCCTCAGGTGGCTTGCAAATAGTTCATGTAACTACCGGACGGGTGCGATTTTGCACTACTGACAGTAGTCTTAACTCGATATTAGACAGCATTGCTCAAGATTTACGGGACTTAGATGGAGTCAGAGAAGTTTCTGTGAATGAGCAAACGGGCAGTTTGATAATTACTTTTGATGAAGATAAGCTGTCATTGCCGCAAATTTTAGCTAAAAACTCGAATTTTGACATCCAACCGCAAGCAAAGTCTGATTCAGCTAGCAATCTAGATCCTTTTGCTGCTTGGAAATCGCTTTCATTTTGGAAAGAACAGGGCATTTCCTTAATTCCCATGATGACAGGCTTGGCGGTAACAAGAGGGTTGGGAATTTATGGCTGGGTATCGATTCCAGTCTATATGATTGCAGCGGATGCAACTCGTAATGTAATTGGTTATCTTGGTCAAGTTTCGACATCAGAAAAAAACAAAAATTCTCATCCCAGTTCTGCGATAAAAAGCGACATAAACAAGGCAGAAGGCAGAAAAAACAATAATATCAAACAATTCCTTCCTCCTACCTTGTTTGAAGGGCACTCTAAAGACGAATCGGAATTATCAATCCAACAAGAAAAGTCAACAAATGTTGATAAAGCTAGTGAGGGGGTAGCACCTGCAAAGATTGACTACAGCGTAGTCCATGCAATTAATGGACGTATTCGGTTGAATGTGCCGAAAATCGCTGTCGATCGCGCTTATGGACGGCGACTTGAGAGATTAGTAAAAAGCGATGCTCAAGTTACAAGCGTGCGAGTAAATTATGATGCGGCATCGATCGCGATCGCTTATCAGCACAGTGAGATACCATTATCTCATTGGGTGAGTTTGATAGAGTTGGCGCTAGAGACAAAGCCGCCAACATACCAACAATCAGAAATTAGTCAGACTGCGGAAATTACAGAGACAACAACGGCAAATCAAACAAATTTAAAAGTTAGTCAGTCAACATTATCCAGTCCGTGGACTAACCTAAAACCGCCAGCGATGTCTTTGTCCTTAGGTATTATGGCGAACTTACCTTTAGAAACGTAA
- a CDS encoding GMC family oxidoreductase, whose product MAEYDYIVIGAGSAGCVVANRLTENAQTTVLLLEAGNPANKPEIQIPLDWTKLWGTEVDWAYFTEEEPYINNRKIYCPRGKVLGGSSSINAMIYIRGNRRDFDQWQELGNPGWSYQDVLPYFKKSENQQRGASQFHGVDGALSVTDPIAPAVTSQRFVEAAIAIGYNHNPDFNGEQQEGAGLYQLTIKDGKRHSTAAAFLLPILNRPNLTTTTQALVTRLLFEGTRTVGVEYMHEGTTHQVFVNQEVILSAGAFDSPKLLMLSGIGNAENLQALGIPVVVDLPGVGQNLQDHLATPVAHQATQDFQPAATSNIAEAGLFLHTESNLHAAPDIQLYFGPVLWAPPAYARPGSGFASTPCLTHPQSRGSVSLRSASPNDSPVIRLNYLQSESDVQKLVAGIKIIRQLFNSNAFDEFRGEEVAPGADVTSDEALQAYVREVCDTIHHPVGTCKMGTDPMAVVDPELRVYGVEGLRVVDASIMPTITTGNTNAPTIMIGEKAADLIKAAQRVSQQELELTKLGLR is encoded by the coding sequence ATGGCTGAATACGATTATATTGTAATTGGTGCAGGCTCGGCAGGCTGTGTTGTCGCCAATCGTCTGACAGAAAATGCTCAAACAACAGTGTTATTGCTCGAAGCTGGCAACCCAGCTAATAAACCAGAAATTCAAATCCCGCTCGACTGGACTAAATTATGGGGCACTGAAGTTGACTGGGCATATTTTACAGAAGAAGAACCGTATATAAATAACCGCAAAATCTATTGTCCGCGTGGGAAAGTCTTGGGTGGCAGTAGTTCAATTAATGCCATGATTTATATCCGAGGCAACCGTCGCGATTTTGACCAATGGCAGGAGTTAGGCAATCCGGGTTGGAGTTACCAAGATGTTTTGCCATACTTCAAGAAATCTGAAAATCAGCAACGCGGAGCATCTCAATTCCACGGTGTTGATGGAGCGTTGAGCGTTACCGATCCAATTGCCCCTGCGGTGACATCACAAAGATTTGTCGAAGCAGCTATTGCAATCGGATATAATCACAACCCCGACTTCAACGGGGAGCAACAGGAAGGTGCGGGACTTTATCAGCTGACTATCAAAGACGGTAAACGACACAGTACTGCTGCTGCATTCCTCCTACCAATTCTCAATCGTCCCAACTTAACAACGACCACACAAGCCTTAGTGACTCGGTTGTTGTTTGAGGGAACCCGCACCGTTGGGGTGGAATACATGCACGAAGGAACGACGCACCAAGTCTTTGTGAATCAAGAAGTGATTCTTAGTGCAGGTGCTTTCGATTCACCAAAATTACTAATGCTCTCCGGAATTGGGAATGCAGAAAACCTGCAAGCATTGGGTATTCCCGTAGTTGTTGATTTGCCAGGTGTCGGTCAAAACCTCCAAGACCACCTTGCTACCCCAGTCGCACACCAGGCAACTCAGGATTTCCAACCTGCTGCAACTAGTAATATTGCTGAAGCGGGATTATTTTTACATACCGAGAGCAATTTACATGCTGCGCCAGATATACAGCTTTACTTTGGTCCGGTTTTGTGGGCACCTCCTGCTTATGCCCGTCCTGGTTCGGGATTTGCGAGTACACCCTGTCTAACCCATCCCCAAAGCCGTGGCAGTGTCAGTTTGCGCTCTGCTTCCCCCAACGATTCACCTGTAATCCGGCTGAACTATCTCCAAAGTGAATCCGATGTGCAAAAGCTGGTTGCAGGAATTAAAATTATCCGTCAGTTGTTCAACTCAAATGCATTTGATGAGTTCCGAGGTGAGGAAGTTGCTCCTGGTGCTGATGTCACTAGCGATGAAGCACTGCAAGCTTATGTCCGGGAAGTCTGTGATACTATTCACCACCCTGTCGGCACTTGCAAGATGGGAACTGACCCAATGGCGGTTGTAGACCCCGAATTGCGAGTATATGGGGTTGAGGGTTTACGTGTTGTAGATGCATCGATTATGCCAACCATAACCACGGGAAATACGAACGCACCCACAATTATGATTGGTGAAAAGGCAGCAGATTTGATTAAAGCCGCACAGAGAGTCTCACAGCAAGAATTGGAGTTAACAAAATTAGGACTTAGGTAA